Proteins encoded within one genomic window of Columba livia isolate bColLiv1 breed racing homer chromosome 1, bColLiv1.pat.W.v2, whole genome shotgun sequence:
- the LOC135578259 gene encoding cingulin-like: MELNACPSVGAELRSLQAELGALQAGQAEQREQLEQALAQAQAEGAAAASEATNLRLEVAQLREGLQRAQQLCEQYQQEATKLANSVPQGNQQQQGDSAEVARLQAEVAWLREELQRAQELCAQYQQEATKLGDDARLRDQQWQGDSAEVARLQAEVAWLREELQRAQELCAQYQQEATKLGDDARLRDQQRQGDSAEVARLQGEVAQLREELQRAQELCAQYQQEATAVRDQKAQGDSAEVARLQAEVVQLRAQHEALSDQHRALQNQHQRLKEHLRSARQNRTPEGQGDTTGSSPLSPPDDPEDPPTPDLNHKDNVGGFKPFLCFVLASAIIFLYPHLKKNNWDPRCLLIAPWGTLTPPWGDLAWSDLTPPWLSFSLPWSTQSTTRPPKKP; the protein is encoded by the exons ATGGAGCTCAACGCCTGCCCCTCCGTGGGGG CGGAGCTGCGGtcgctgcaggcagagctgggcgCACTGCAAGCCGGGCAGGCAGAGCAGCGCGAGCAGCTGGAGCAGGCGCTGGCGCAGGCGCAGGCAgagggggcggcggcggccagCGAGGCCACCAACCTGCGGCTGGAGGTGGCCCAGCTGCGTGAGGGGCTGCAGcgggcacagcagctctgcgAACAGTACCAGCAGGAGGCCACCAAGCTGGCCAACAGCGTCCCCCAGGgcaaccagcagcagcagggggaCAGTGCAGAGGTGGCACGGCTGCAAG CGGAGGTGGCCTGGCTGCGGGAGGAGCTGCAGCGGGCACAGGAGCTTTGCGCCCAGTACCAGCAGGAGGCCACCAAACTGGGTGACGATGCCCGCTTGAGGGACCAGCAGTGGCAGGGGGACAGTGCCGAGGTGGCACGGCTGCAAG CGGAGGTGGCCTGGCTGCGGGAGGAGCTGCAGCGGGCACAGGAGCTTTGCGCCCAGTACCAGCAGGAGGCCACCAAACTGGGTGACGATGCCCGCTTGAGGGACCAGCAGCGGCAGGGGGACAGCGCCGAGGTGGCACGGCTGCAAG GGGAGGTGGCCCAGCTGCGCGAGGAGCTGCAGCGGGCACAGGAGCTCTGCGCCCAGTACCAGCAGGAGGCCACCGCGGTGAGAGACCAGAAGGCCCAGGGGGACAGCGCAGAGGTGGCCCGGCTGCAAG CCGAGGTGGTGCAGCTGCGGGCGCAGCACGAGGCGCTGAGCGACCAGCACCGGGCACTGCAGAACCAGCACCAGCGGCTCAAAGAGCACCTGCGCAGCGCCCGCCAGAACCG GACCCCCGAGGGGCAGGGTGACACCACGGGTTCCTCCCCGCTGTCCCCCCCCGATGACCCCGAGGACCCCCCGACCCCGGACCTCAACCACAAG GACAACGTGGGTGGGTTCAAGCCCTTCCTGTGCTTCGTCCTGGCCTCCGCCATCATCTTCCTCTACCCCCACCTGAAGAAGAACAACTGGGACCCCCGGTGCCTCCTCATCGCCCCCTGGGGCACCCTGACCCCGCCCTGGGGCGACCTCGCCTGGAGCGACCTGACCCCCCCCTGGCTCAGCTTCAGCCTCCCATGGAGCACCCAGAGCACCACCCGGCCCCCTAAAAAaccctga